Proteins encoded in a region of the Gammaproteobacteria bacterium genome:
- a CDS encoding DNA-binding protein: MARPGITYNDVKRAADEIDGDGINPTIDRVRAILGTGNRGTIATHLKRWKTEHGQTAALVNLHGLPTELALGLRNLVDQAEAQAARQVAELEGTYRVDAARQAAQVDALTKEHAALIDAHARQSTALTEARATIERLQSDVQQRAAALSDSTHAQRALEQRLHDRDGEVDRLVAELKQHRDQFERYQEAAARSRQEDRQAAEARANQLEHALAAAHTALRDKDSAIAAERGAWSAERGGLLAQLRDSHATETSTRAALADTNARLEGMSRQLTATTESLEALAEEHRRVQALLAAGETRRAVLEATVTGLHETIGRLEKAIPRTVAPAGGGDPPQKPPPDKR, from the coding sequence ATGGCCAGGCCCGGCATTACCTACAACGACGTTAAGAGGGCCGCCGATGAGATCGACGGCGACGGGATCAATCCGACGATCGATCGCGTGCGCGCCATCCTCGGCACCGGCAACCGCGGCACGATCGCGACCCACTTAAAGCGCTGGAAAACCGAACACGGCCAAACCGCGGCGCTGGTTAACCTGCACGGACTGCCCACGGAACTCGCGCTCGGCTTGCGGAACCTTGTCGACCAGGCCGAAGCGCAGGCGGCGCGGCAGGTGGCCGAGCTGGAGGGCACCTATCGCGTCGACGCCGCGCGCCAGGCCGCGCAAGTCGATGCGCTCACCAAGGAGCACGCGGCGCTCATCGATGCGCACGCCCGCCAGTCGACCGCGCTCACGGAGGCGCGCGCGACCATTGAGCGGTTACAGTCAGACGTTCAACAACGAGCGGCTGCACTTTCCGATAGCACGCACGCGCAGCGCGCCCTGGAACAGCGGCTGCACGATCGCGATGGTGAGGTGGATCGGTTGGTGGCGGAGCTGAAACAACATCGCGACCAGTTCGAGCGCTATCAAGAGGCGGCCGCGCGCAGTCGCCAAGAAGATCGGCAAGCGGCCGAGGCGCGCGCGAACCAGCTCGAACACGCGCTTGCCGCGGCGCACACCGCGCTTCGGGACAAGGATTCCGCGATTGCGGCGGAGCGCGGCGCGTGGTCGGCCGAGCGCGGCGGGCTGCTGGCGCAGCTGCGCGACAGCCACGCGACGGAAACGTCGACACGTGCCGCGCTCGCCGATACCAACGCGCGGCTCGAAGGAATGAGCAGGCAACTTACGGCGACGACGGAATCGCTGGAGGCGCTCGCCGAGGAACACCGGCGTGTGCAAGCGTTGCTCGCCGCCGGCGAGACGCGACGCGCGGTACTCGAAGCAACAGTAACCGGCCTGCACGAAACGATAGGGCGCCTGGAAAAGGCAATTCCTCGGACGGTGGCGCCGGCCGGTGGCGGCGACCCGCCGCAGAAGCCGCCGCCCGACAAACGCTAG